In Vicinamibacteria bacterium, a single genomic region encodes these proteins:
- a CDS encoding addiction module toxin RelE, whose translation MIEDLRWFGKKDGRLLLKEIEQKLSLDPLADTRNMKTLRKNPVAQRELRPLGKYRVLFNVREEREEVTIILVGEKRGDSLLVRGEEFAEHHESDSIE comes from the coding sequence GTGATCGAGGATCTGCGTTGGTTCGGGAAGAAAGACGGCCGACTCCTGTTGAAAGAAATCGAGCAGAAGCTATCGCTGGACCCCTTGGCCGATACCCGAAACATGAAGACTCTGCGGAAGAATCCGGTCGCCCAGCGAGAGCTCCGGCCGCTAGGCAAGTATCGGGTTCTGTTCAACGTCAGAGAAGAAAGAGAAGAGGTCACGATCATCCTCGTTGGCGAGAAACGGGGTGATTCCCTGCTCGTTCGGGGAGAGGAGTTTGCCGAACACCATGAAAGTGATTCCATTGAGTGA
- a CDS encoding type II toxin-antitoxin system Phd/YefM family antitoxin: MKVIPLSEAKANLSHYARRCREEPIIVTVNGVPAFQLVPLGEDDDLIDHLIEYNPRFRKLLEKRLKEPTISAKEARKRI, encoded by the coding sequence ATGAAAGTGATTCCATTGAGTGAGGCCAAAGCGAACTTGAGCCATTACGCTCGTCGGTGTCGCGAGGAGCCCATCATTGTGACGGTGAACGGAGTGCCTGCGTTCCAACTGGTTCCCCTGGGGGAGGACGACGATCTCATTGATCACCTAATCGAGTACAACCCGAGGTTTCGCAAGCTGCTCGAGAAGCGCCTCAAAGAGCCTACGATTTCCGCGAAGGAAGCACGAAAGAGGATTTAG